The following are encoded in a window of Periplaneta americana isolate PAMFEO1 chromosome 13, P.americana_PAMFEO1_priV1, whole genome shotgun sequence genomic DNA:
- the LOC138711880 gene encoding facilitated trehalose transporter Tret1-like: protein MSYRKQLALAAAANIGTIASGMTFGFSAVALPAMQTSEHVPHVSDDDASWVATMASIGMPAGCLVMGPIIDKLGRKRTLMLVNVPSVIGWFLIATASSNESWFWYQVYLGRLLTGIAVGLANTPAVVYASESLDKALRSIVITWPSIGISLGIMIVYMLGSLFQDDWRLVAGICSSVPLVALLLVWFTIPESPMWLAGRGRVQEAEFSIRRIRNIPGRKDLPDELQDELQVMITRGLQQNNSESWRDTFAFLRRPEAYKPLLIMNAFFFFQQFSGIYVVIFYAVSIIRETGEGFDGYFVTIFIGVSRLVMSIVVSYASKRCGRRKLCTASGVGLVLSTSALTVFLTLTNAGIIGPEQVKNFSWFPVASLLLSVLTGTSGFLTLPFAMIGEVFPLKIRGRACGVCTCMATVFTSIIVKLYPDMRNWLGCHNVFMFFTVMAAVGTVIMYFCLPETDGKTLDEIEEYFRSGGGKRKEKLLPVSENA, encoded by the exons ATGTCGTATCGTAAG CAACTGGCTCTGGCCGCTGCAGCAAATATTGGCACCATAGCCTCCGGAATGACGTTCGGTTTCTCTGCCGTGGCTCTGCCCGCCATGCAGACATCTGAACATGTACCTCACGTGTCTGACGATGACGCTTCCTGGGTGG CTACAATGGCTTCAATAGGAATGCCAGCGGGTTGTCTGGTAATGGGTCCAATAATCGACAAGCTGGGGCGCAAACGCACTCTCATGTTGGTGAACGTGCCCTCGGTGATTGGTTGGTTCCTGATAGCCACCGCCTCCAGTAATGAGAGCTGGTTCTGGTACCAGGTGTACTTAGGTCGACTCTTGACTGGAATTGCTGTGGGTCTTGCCAATACGCCTGCCGTCGTGTATGCCAGTGAGTCCCTGGATAAGGCCTTGCGAAGCATAGTCATCACATGGCCGTCGATCG GTATTTCTTTGGGGATCATGATTGTCTACATGTTGGGGTCGCTTTTCCAAGACGACTGGCGTTTGGTCGCAGGCATATGTTCCAGTGTGCCGTTAGTCGCTCTCTTGCTAGTTTGGTTCACAATTCCTGAGAGTCCCATGTGGCTCGCGGGTCGTGGAAGAGTCCAGGAAGCAGAGTTCTCCATCAGGCGCATCAGAAATATTCCCGGCAGAAAGGATCTCCCTGACGAGTTGCAAGATGAGTTGCAAGTCATGATCACGCGCGGATTACAACAAAACAATAGCGAGAGCTGGCGAGACACATTTGCTTTCCTCAGACGACCAGAGGCCTACAAGCCACTGCTCATCATGAAcgcctttttcttttttcaacaGTTCTCTGGAATATACGTTGTTATATTTTACGCCGTCAGCATCATCCGGGAAACCGGAGAAGGTTTTGATGGTTACTTCGTAACAATTTTCATCGGAGTTTCAAGACTGGTGATGTCCATTGTAGTAAGTTACGCATCAAAGCGATGCGGACGCCGGAAGCTTTGCACTGCATCCGGTGTAGGACTAGTATTATCGACAAGTGCCTTGACTGTGTTTCTAACTTTGACGAACGCCGGAATCATAGGCCCTGAACAAGTGAAAAACTTCAGCTGGTTTCCCGTTGCTTCACTACTTTTATCTGTGTTGACGGGGACTTCCGGCTTCCTGACGTTGCCTTTTGCGATGATAGGAGAAGTGTTCCCGCTGAAGATTCGTGGTCGGGCTTGCGGAGTCTGCACTTGCATGGCAACCGTTTTTACCTCGATAATTGTAAAGCTCTATCCCGATATGAGAAACTGGCTGGGATGCCACAATGTATTCATGTTTTTCACTGTTATGGCGGCTGTTGGAACAGTCATAATGTATTTCTGTCTTCCAGAAACGGACGGAAAAACACTAGATGAGATCGAAGAATACTTCAGGAGCGGTGGtggcaaaagaaaagaaaaattgttgCCTGTCTCCGAGAACGCTTAA